The DNA region TTTTCATCCCGTTCAAATACTGCTTCGGCATAGTTCAGCAGAACTTCTGCGTAGCGAATAACGGGGTAGTCATAGCTTTCATAGGTGTCATTCACATAACGTTCGCAAGCCCATTTCTGGTTGTTGTAACCGCTTCCACTGGTAGGCACTAATCCCTTGATGGAAGCTGAAGCGCGGTCAACGGCATCACCTGTCCAGTTGACACGTGAGTTCAGGTTACTCCAGAAATATTCGTAAGGTTTGCACAGGGTATAAACCATACGGTTATCTCTATTCAGGTATTCGTCCAATATCTTTTGGTCTCCTTTATATACTTCAGATTTTTCAATAGGGAGTCCGTCCTGGCAGAGATACATTGCAGCAAATTTGTGAGAAATCATTTGGGCATTTGCCAAACACTCTTTCGTGATATTTGAACCGATAGGAGCCAACGCTTCGTCATGACGGCGGGAGAAAATATACTCCGTATTGGCGCTTTTCTGCAATCCGGCCGGGTTACATTTCGTATCTTCCAGAATGAACATATACTTCTGCGCGCTGTCGCCCAGGATAGCAGGTGCAAACAGAGAGAATGTTTTAGCATTGATCACTTCCTTTGCTGCATTTGCCGCAATGTCCAGCAAGTCTTTGCCTCGGGTTGTGTTGCCACGGAATTTCTGCCATGTTCCTTCGTAGAGCGCTACACGGGAAAGCATTGCCCAGGCGCCTTCGCGACCTACACGTCCTTTTTCCACTGTGGAAGTGACGGGAAGTAATTCGGCGGCATCTTTCAAATCCTGAATGATGAGGTCGGCTACTTCGCTGCGGTCGTTGCGTGCTGCTTGCATTTCGGGAGCGGTAACATCAATCGGTGTAGTGACTACTATGACATTTCCAAAAAGCTGCAACAGGTCAAAGTAGCAGTAAGCGCGGAAAAACTTGGCTTCACCGATATATTGTGCGATGTCACTCTGATTTGCAAAACTCTCTGCTTTCTGCAAGAGGATATTGGTGCGACGGATGCGATTGTATGCATCGGTATAGTTACCGTCGGAAGCCGGTATGCTGTTGGTTCCGTTAGCAAATACATTCTTGCTGCCTTTGTCCATGATAAGGTCGGAACGCTTATCGGAGTGGGGGGCATCGTAGACGCTGTTTTTGAAATCGCGTGTCCAGCCATAGAACTGATTGGAGAACAACTTGAAGTCTGTAGCAGTCTGCCAATAGTTACCATCGGCAATCTGGTCTTTCGGATCCAGGTCGAGACAGGAATGTAACATACATCCTATTGCCAGTATCAAGATAGATTTAATTGTATATTTTTTCATTTTTGTCTTCAATTAAAAGGTTAAATTCAATCCAAAAGTTACAGTGCGCAGGAAAGGGTATCGCTTGGAGTTGTCCACTTTACGGTTTGCTTCCGGATCCCATCCATCGTTAATTTTGCTGTGTTCCCACAAATCGCTACCTGTTACATATACACGTGCCTTACTCAATATTTTTGTTCTGGCAAGCAGGGAAGCCGGAAGCGAATAACCCAAAGTTACATTTTTCAAGCGCAAATATGCACCGTCTTCTACCGACCATGAAGAACATTGGTAGTTGTAGTTGTTAAGTTCGGACTGGTTGGTCAGTGCAGGGAAGAACGCACCCGGATTATCCGGAGACCATGTGTTGCCTATATGCTGGTCGCTCGTGTTCAGATAAACGGCACGCATCGGAATTCTCCATGTACTCTCCTCACGCCAGATGGTGCGTTTGCCCGCGCCCTGGAAAACGATGGCAAGGTCAAAACCATTCCACTCCAGACCTGCATTGATAGAGAATTGTACTTTAGGATCATCTGTACCCAGGTAAACAAAATCTTCTTCTGTCAGCTTGCCATCCTTATTTACATCTTCGAACATGTTATCGCCAAGGCGCAGGTTGTTGAGTGTACCGATGGTACTGGTATTTTTATACTTATCCACATACTTTTTCAGTTGCTCTTCTGTCTGTATCTTACCGCAGTAACGGAGACCGAATACAGAGTTCAGAGGATATCCTTCACGGTCGGAGCGTACACCTGCTTTGATGGCTCCACTACCACCGTTATCCACTAATTCGTTGGTAGTGTAGGTAAAAGTACCGCCGATATGATAGTTTACTTTTCCAATCTTATCCGACCAGTTGATCATACCTTCCCAACCGTGTGCCTTGAATGCACCGTAATTTGCCGTGGGAGCCTTGTCACCCAGAATACCCGGATAGATTACGTCGATCAACATATTGTCACTCTTCTTCCAGAAGATTTCTGCCGTACCCGTCAGGCGGTTACGCAAGAACCCGAAATCAAGACCAAGATTATAATTATGGATGCGTTCCCATGTACGGTCAGTACTCGGCAACTTACCGTTAGTGTCTACATAAGAGATTTTTCCATTGCCTATCAATGCACCGCCACTGGGGGTGAAGTTGTATAACTGTGCACCGTCATAGCGGTCAACGCCACTCTGATTACCTACGCTACCGTAAGAAGCTCTCAGCTTCAGTTCGTCTACAAATGTCAGATTCTTCATGAATGCTTCTTCCGAAATTCTCCATCCGGCAGAAGTACCCCAGTAGAATACCCAACGGTTTTCGGGCTGGAATTTGGAAGAACCGTCATAACGTCCCTGTGCTTCCAACATGTATTTAGAACGATAATTGTAGTTGATACGGCCAAAGTAAGACATTACAGCCTCTTGCCATTTGGATGATTTGTCGTCACCATTCTTCAGGTAAACAACATCCTTTGTGCTATTGGGGATTTCCAGTGAGGGCAGTATACCTTCTGTATAGAGGAAAGTACCTTCATACTCTTTCAGGTTATATTGCGAACCTACCATCACTTTTACATCGTGGACATCGGCAAAGATATGTGACCAGTCGATGTGTCCGGACAATGAGTAAAAGTCAGTACGTGAATTGGATTTGGAATATGAACTCTTGTCCTCTGTCGGATTGCTGCGAACCACGCGGTCACCTGCATAGTTATACCAATCAATCGCTTTACTTTGTTTATCACGGATGGCTGTTGATGTATTATAACCGGCCGTTACAGAAGCTGTCAGGTTTTTCAGGATGGAATATCTGAATGTCTCGCTGATGTTGATGGCGGACACTTTCAGCTTGTTGTCACCGCCCAATTCACAATACCAGTTGGGTGCACCCCATGTTCCCCATGCATAAGGTTTGCCATTAGCTGTAGCAGATGGGAAACCCGGTTGCTGTGAGTTGGTGGTCAGCGCCGAACCAATTTGTGTGGGTGCCACTTGATCCTGGCGGTTGTAAGCAATTACCGACTCAATAGAAGCGCGGTCAGACAGTTTAAAGGTATTTGTCAAGCGCAGGTTGTAACGGTTGTTATTGTTGTTACCCCATTTCAAGTTACTGTCATCATACATATAGCCTAAAGACAGACGGTACTTTGAGGCATCCGAGCCACCTGCTATGGCAAGTTCGTGTTGCGTGGAAGCGGCTGTTCCCCACATGATATCCTGCCAGTTGGTATCGAAAAATACAAAGTCCGCTACGTCCGTGAAGGCATTTCCAAAGGGATTCGTAGTATGGTCAAGATTGATATACTGATTTTTATACGCCAATGCTAGTTTTGCATAACGCATCCAGGTATCATCGTCACCGTAACCGTCATTGGTACGTGCATCTATCACGGAGGAAGCCCATTGCTCCAGGCTCATCAGATGAGGAGACAGACCGATAAACTTACTTGTTACCGAACCGCTATAGTCTACCTGCACCTTGCCTGCCTGGGCTTTCTTGGTAGTTACCAATACTACACCACCGGCAGCTTTACTACCGTAGATGGAAGCCGAAGCATCTTTCAAGAAATTGATAGACTCAATATCGGAGGGATTCAACAGACGTAGCTCGTTTACACTTTCATATTCCACCCCGTCGATAATGACTAATGGGCTGGTCGTGTTTTTTGAAACTGCACCGCGCAGACTCATGTTCCAGCTTTCATCGCCCGGGGCTGTAGAATTACGTGTGATAATGACACCGGGAACCTGGCCTTGCAATGCCTGTACCGGACTGGACATTGTTCCTTTATTCTCTAACATCTTCTGATTCACCACTGTTACCGAACCGGTCATTGTAGCTTTCTTTTGTGTACCGTAGCCCACAACCACCACCTCGTCCAGCATTTCCGAATCTTCTGTCAAAACCACTTTCAGATTGGTTTCATTTCCTTTTACCACAATCTCCTGTGACTTATAGCCTATAAATGAAACCACTAAAGTCCCTTTTGCATTACTCAGACTGAAATTACCGTCAATATCGGTAATGCAACCGTTCGTGGTGCCTTTCACCATAATGTTGGCACCAATAATGGGTTCACCGGTAGCATCCACTACGGTACCTTTTACTGTACCGGTCTGCATAATGGCTTGTACCTCATTTACATTGGCAAAAGCCTGCTGCGGGCTACCTACACAGAGTGCAGATGCCATTGCTGCTGAGAATAAAATTCTTTTCGATGAGAATTTCAGAAATTCATTCCTCATAATTTATAAATTTAAAATTAACACTATTATTTCGATTGTAATCTAATTAGATACATTGTTTCATATATTCACGTATTTCCTTCCGGCTGATAAACAAATGGTTTTCGACCGTACGGCGTGAAAGGTTCAATTTGGCGGAAATTTCCGATGAGGATTTATCCTCAAAACGGTTCATGATATAAATCTTTCTGCGTTGTTCCGGAAGAGTGCGCAGTTTGCGCTTTTCACAAGCTAGTAAATCATTGGCAATAATTTGGTTTTCCGTTTCATTGGTACAGGTCGTTGCATGATCATATATATAAGATGTTATTTCTTGCTTCTTATAGTGACGGCGCAAGTAGTCGTTCACCAGATTGCGGGATATGGTGTAAATGAAAAACTTTACAGTGTCCGGGCGGAGCATTTGCTTATAGTCCATTAAACGCAGAAATACATCTTGGGCTATGTCTTCAGCTTCCTCTTTATTGTTTATCCTATAACATATATAGAGATAGACGGAGCGGTGGTAACTCGTATAAGAGTCAGCTATCAATTGAACGGATGTCATCTTTTTGTTTTCCATGCTTCAGACTTTGGTTACGTTTTACGTTAGCTTTACGATTGCAAATATAAAAGGTAAAAAACGGAAAACAATTTTTTATAGTGCTTAACAAATCTCATCTCATTAACTTAGACTGAAAACTAATTAATTTGTTGTAATATAGCTGTTTAAGAATTTGAGACTCGTAGTATCAACTAATAATTTGAGACTCCGGGGTGAATTGGACGGAAAATCTGATGCAACAAAAACGCACTTATCTTTCAATGTGCTGAAAGTTAAGTGCGGAAAATGATAGAGTATATCTTAATATTATAAGTTATTCGTCGTTATTCTTTCCGATGCTCCGGATATATTCATTGGGAGTGATGCCGGTAGCCTTCTTGAAATAGCGGAAGAAGGAAGCACGTGAGCTAAAACCACAGAGTTCGGCAAGTGCTCCCAGTGTATATTTGGAATATTCGTCTTCGTTGATAAGACGCTTGAACTCCTCAATACGGTAATCATTGATGTAATCGTAATAATTACGGTTCAGATGTTGATTGAAGAGATAAGATAAAGTATGTGCTGACCTGCCGAGCATGGTTGCCAGATCGGCTATTTTCAAATCCGGGTTTGTATATGGCTTATCACGAAGCATCAGAGCCTCCAGCTTTTCTGTCAGGCGCTGACATTCTTCCGTGCTTATCTTATTGGTTTTATATTTTGATTCTGCTGTTTTTTCTTGCTTTTCGGGCTCTTGCACATTTTCAGGAAGCGGGATTTGAATATTTTTCGTTTGCTTCGCTTTTCTCTTACGCTGATAGTAAATGTAGCCGATAAAAGCTAAAGCAATGGAAACGGCGATGATACTCCATGTTTCTACAGGATAGGCAATGTGGACGGCGGTGCGTACTTCAGAATCAGGGTTCCCGATATAGCGTAGCTTGAAAAGATAGTTTCCGGATGACAAATCATAATAAGTAATTTCCGATTTTCCGGTCAATATCTGCCAGTCTTCATCTTCACCTTCCAATTTGTATTCATAAGTCATATAAGCCGGTTCGGTATAGGTAAAGCCGGAGAAATGAAAAGTTAGGTTGTTTTGAGAGGATTCAAGTTGTATTTCAGGGACTTTCCCACTCTCAATAACAGGATGAAGCGATTTCTTTCCGTTGACGTAAATATCTGTAATCGTCAGCGGATAAGTGTATCTTTTCATCTGATTATTTTGCTTGAAGTTCATATAAATCAGCCCTTTGGAATTTCCCATCCATATATTTCCCTGCTGATCCTGTACGGGAGGGCATAGTGTAAAAATAGAACTGGGAATACCGTCTATGAAATTATAAGGAATAAAAGTCTCTTTCTTGTCGTAGCGGTAGAGTCCGTTATTGGTTCCTATCCAGAGCCATTTCTCATTATCTTCCAGAATAAACATACCATCTTTTCCTTCCAGTTGTGTATCAGGTTGTAACCTTCTGAAGCGACTCATGGAGAGATCGGATATACACATACTTCCTTTGTCCGGCAGGAAATAAAGATAATGGTCGGAGTCTTCATATACAACTCTGATCTTTTCTTTATGAATAAAGTTTTCCGGGAAGATATCGGTTTTCAGACTTTCAGAGGAGGGATCCCAGATACACATGCCATTTTCCGTGCAAATCCATCCTTTGTGAGTGGAATCAAAATAGATTTCGTAAACATTCCCTTCGGGTAATTTGGAGTTGGCACTGGTGTAGTGCTTGATTCTTTTCCCATTCTTATAGCAATAGAGTCCCATTGAGGTACCTATCCACAATTGGTCTTTGGCATCCGCTTTTATGCTGAAAATCTGTCCCCGCATGAAAGGCTGCGGTTCATTGGGTTCGAAGTCGTGGATGGTAAGATCAGCAGGATTGAATATGTACATACCTCCGCCATAAGTTCCGATATAATATTTATCCTGAAATTTGTAGATACAGAAGATCATACTGGAACGCAATTCGGGAGATTTAAAGTTTTTGAAGCGTCGTTCCTCTTCGTTTATATAGAATAGGCCGTCGCGGGAGCCGACTAACTTTTCATGTTCGGTAATTGCAATACTGCGGACAGGCATATCTTTGGAGTCAAAATACGGGAGATAACTGTAAGTAGAGAAAAGTCCGCTCTGGTACAGACTGTAATCCAATCCCAGTTGATAGAAGCCTATCCAGATAAGCCCGTCACGATCCACTAAAAGGGAATATACGGAGTTGGAGCGGATACTTTCGTCTTTTCCCGGTTCGTGGCGGAAAGAGCGTAGAACCTTCATTTGTTTGGTAGAAATGAAATGTACTCCATTTCCATCCGTACCCACATACAACATATCTTCACCATCACCGGACAGCGAAGATATCACATTGCAGCCTACATCGATGAAGTGCCTGAATTTATGTGTTTGCATATCGAAGCTGATAATACCTTGCCCCATCGTACCTAGATAAAGTACGTTGCCGATGCGGGTGATATTGTTGTAAGAGCAAAGATGCTTGTTTTCTACTATATTATGATAAGGGACGATTTTTTTGTCGGCAAGTGTCAGGGAATAAAGTCCGTCGTTGGTAGCTATCCAGAGAATGCCCTCTTCACTAAGACTTAGTCCGGTGATGATATTAGAGGCTGACAGGACATTGGGGTCTATAAGTACTTGTTCCAGATTCCCGTTTTTATAGATAAACAGACCGGCCTCGCTACCTATATATAAAGTACCTTTTCCATCGGGTAGAAGTGTGCGGACGCCGTAGTGTAATGTTTCGGCGGCAATCGGCTCGGGAATATTCTTTTCGGTATTCACCCGCCAAAGTCCCATGCCGTTTCCCATCCATATCTGGTTGCCCTCCATTTCGGCAATGGCATTGACCCGCTTGATCTTTTCATTTGCTCCGGAAATCAGGAAATGCTTCAGACGCGTGCCGTCAAAACGTTCCAAAGAATTGCCGGTACCTATCCAAACATAGCCAATGGAGTCTTTATAAAGTGCATTTACTACTAAGTCGGAAAGTCCTTCGGTGACGGACAGTCCCCGGAAGACAGAGGGGAGGGAATAGCCCGGAAGGGAGCTAAACAGTAGGAATAATAGGACAATATATTTCGATATGTTTTTCACGATATGGTATCTTTCGTTTCTATACATTATGTTTCTGTACAGCAAATATAAGGAAAAAGAACGAAAATATTCGGGTTTAGGATGATTATTCGGTAGTCGGAGACTCTTTGCTGACTTATTGGCTTGTGAGCGGGGCGTATCTGGTCCATACCAAGTCCGTACTTGCTCCGTGTCTATAGCTATGGGGCACCTATGGAGCTGGTACGGAGTAGCTACGGATCAGATACGGAGGACGTACGGAGATGCTACGGACCATGTACGGAGATGATATGGACTTGATGCTATTGTTTTCACTTCAATTCCGTTTCCACTGTATTGGTTTTTAGTTTATACGTCTTCTTTTTGATGCTGACGGTGCAATCGGCGGATGCAGTGTAGTACCATGCCCCTTTCTTGAATTCCAGTAATACATCTGCGGGAGTTTCCGTCTTGATAACTACATTCGGGGTACTTAGCAAAGTGCCATGTCCTAAAAAGAAGGTGCAATCATCGCCCTTTTTATTTCCCCATAAAGCATAGGTGGCTTGTGCGCTCATTTTTCCGCTGGTGCAGATATCCGTGGGATTATCTGATGACAGAATATAGTCTGTGCGTCCATCTTTCTGTACCACACATATACCGGTGGCACTGTTTTCTGTTTTGCTTTTTACTTCGGGGAAACTTACTTCGGCAATGCAGCCGGGTTCTTTTACGGATGAGGGCTCATAGATAGCGACGAACGGTCGGTTCCAGGCTTCTCCTTTCTGGCGGGCTACAAAAGTCAGGGTAGGTTGTTCTTTGATATTATATGGCATCCCCGGAGTACGGCTCAAACCTTCCGTCATGGGAGACAGGGCGGTGAAAACTTCCCGGTCCGTTTCTCCTTTCATCCACAAGTTCATTGAAATGTCATCCTTGTCGGGCATGGCAATGGTAAATGTAGCTTTTATGTCTTTGTTGGTAGTAGCCGATTTTTTATCATAGATATAAGAATAAGCATAAAGGTGAGCACCGGCAAAGGCCAGTTCCTCGGTGGGTTGCAGATTCAGGTCTGCACCGTCTGTGCCTGTCAGTGTTAGGGTTTGCCCCAGATTATGGTAGAAATAATCATGCATTTTATCACCACCGCGTTCTTTCCGGCTGCGGAAGATATCTACATAGTAACCGGTTTCCGGACCGGTAGTGACGATACTCATCATACGGGTCTGGTCGGCACGGCTTTCCGGTTCACGGAAAGAAACATCGCTATAGGTTACGGAAGTGAAAGCTTTTCCCGGTTCGGAAGAAACTGGAAAACTGGATTTAAGATCAAAGGAGTGATTACTTTTCATAACCGGATAACTGGAAATGCCATCCACGCAAACCGTGTTATGACTGGGAAATTGAGAATAATATTCCAGATAGTCCAGTCCGCTGTATAAGTAAAGGCCAATTCCGGCATCGGGAGCCAAAACATATCCCTTACCATAAAGCTCCATAGATATGCCATTGGCATGCATGTGGTTTCCTTCACTGGCATTCAAGGATATCATAAGGCTGTGACGGGGATTCATTCCGTTTCGTTGTACCAACCAGGAAACGTTCGGTGCATAGAAGAGGGGAGAGACATATTGCTTTATTTCTCCAGCTTCGATATTGGGATTCAGTTCCAATGGCTTTTCATCAAAGAAAGAACTGATAGAAACGGGGACGCTTTTTTTATTGTCTTTGGTTTTTCCCGCATCGGGATGGAAGCATTTCAGCATGGCAGTGAAATATTCTTCCTGCTCTTTCTTGCCGTTGTGTTGTGCATTTCGTATCATGCGGGATATAGGATGGGTGTTCAGATATCCCGGGTGGGTATCGCCGAAACCACAGATCATCCGGTTGGGGAACAAATATTGCGGAGTAGCGGCTACTGCTTTAGAAAGAACCGGCATTGCTTCCACCAGGTCATAATTCAGATTCCGGTCGAAGAGGGTAGCAAAGCTGGTGTAGTCATTCAGTACTACATTGCTGTATCCGGGACATTCGGCCCAGATACCTGTCTTCGGATCGAAGCCATAATCGGCTAATTTATTCAGACTCCATTGGCGGATACTAGAGCGGTTGAGTACATAATCAATGTAATATTCGCGTCCTTTGCCATCGGCATATTGCTTGTTGTTTTCCAGTATCATACCAATATTCATGACATAACGAGCCTGCATCAGGTTCCAGTTGTTGTGAGGAACACCGTTTGCAATGATATTGTCCGCCCATTTCTTGAAAGCTCCTGCGTATATATCCATTTTGTCGGTATGCCGGGCATTCAGGTAGTCATACAGGAAATCGTAAAGGGGAACGATGTCATAAAGAATATCTTCGTGAATAACCTCGAAAGAACTCATGCCTACCAGCGTTTGCTGATGGCCGTGGTTGAGGTCGATGGGAACATTCCGATAATAGATACCTGTCATATAGGTATCGAATACTCCGGCAGCGAGTTTTGCATATCTTTCTTCTCCGGTAAGCCAGTAAAGGAAGGCGGCATCACGGGCGATACCCATGATTTCACGGTTCAGGCTCTCGATGTTGCGTCCGGTTTTAGAAGGATGTACACTCTCCATAGGGCGGCCGGGCAAGGCGTTGTTACAGAAAGTCACATTTCCTTCCACATCGTCATCGTATGGCACTACGTCTTCCAGACGGGGGCGTCCGTGGGTGGCAAATGTGCCGCGCGTACCAGAATAGCGAACGGTGGGTGCCGGTGCTTTTTCGCCTCCGGCATGGTCGAAGGTTTCACCTTTTATATATACATCCGTAGCATGAGACTTCCAATACATGGCAAGGCGTGAAAGTAACCAGTCCGGTTGGGCATCTGTCAGGTTGGCATAAAGATCGGCACGCCTTTTCAGTTTCTCAAATACGTCTTTTGCCCAATCTTCTTTTTCTATCAGACTCAGGGTTTCACTCTTACCGTTGCTGTTCGTCAGATAACGCGGATGGCTGTCCGGCAACTGCTGCCGGAAGGCGATTTCTACCTCCTGGGCTTGTAATATCCCTGAAAAGAGAAGGCATATCAATAAACTAAGTGCTTTCATATTCTATCAATAACATTAGGTGTTTAAAGAATATACGGATGAGGGCGGATAATTACTCAACGGAACACGACAAAGATAGCGCAAGACTATGCAAAATATGTAATCATTATTACACTTTTTTAAAAATAAAGCCCCTACTTTTGTGAAAAATACTATTTCCTATGAAGAAATTGTCATTTATAAACAGGTTTTTACCTTCGTACAAATGGAAAGTGGCTGCGATAGTTATCTGCGGTATCGTTGTGGGCGGGGGAGGCTTGTTCATGTACTTGCTGCGGGCGCATACCTACTTGGGGGATGAGCCGTCGGCATGCGTGAACTGTCATATTATGGCACCTTACTACGCTACATGGTTTCACAGTTCACATAGTCGGGATGCCACTTGTAATGATTGTCATGTTCCTCATGAGAATGCCGTAAAGAAATGGACATTCAAGGGGATGGACGGTATGAAACATGTGGCTGCTTTCCTGACAAAGAGCGAGCCGCAGGTTATCAGGGCGCATGAAGCCAGTTCAGAGGTGATTATGAACAACTGTATTCGTTGCCATACGCAGTTGAATGCGGAGTTTGTGAAAACCGGGAAAATAGATTATATGATGTCTCAGGTAGGCGAGGGTAAGGCTTGTTGGGATTGTCACCGGGATGTGCCGCATGGCGGAAGCAACTCGTTGTCATCCACTCCCAATGCACTGGTACCTTATCCCGAATCGCCCGTTCCGGGCTGGCTGCAAAAGATGCTTAAGAAATAATGAAATAAAATCAATATACTTATGGAAAAGAAATTGAAATCATGGCAAGGCTGGCTGCTGTTCGGTGGTTCGATGGTAGTCGTGTTTGTATTAGGATTATGTGTTTCCGCGCTGATGGAGAGGCGGGCGGAATTAGAAAGCGTGTTCAATAACCGCAGGACTGTTATTACAGGCATTGAAGCCCGTAATGAAGTGTTCAAAAGTGATTTCCCCCGTGAATATCAGACCTGGACGGAAACAGCGAAGACGGATTTCCAGAGTGAGTTCAACGGAAACATTGCGGTCGATGTATTGGAACAACGTCCCGAAATGGTGGTTCTGTGGGCAGGATATGCTTTCTCAAAGGACTATTCGACTCCGCGTGGGCACATGCATGCGATAGAGGATATTACGGCAAGTCTTCGTACGGGTGCGCCTACTACTCCCGAAGATGGTCCGCAACCGTCTACCTGTTGGACTTGCAAGAGTCCGGATGTTCCCCGTGTGATGGAGGCTATCGGTGTGGATGCATTCTATAATAATAAGTGGGGAGCAATGGGTGATGAGATTGTAAATCCTATCGGATGCGCCGATTGCCACGAACCGGAAAATATGAATCTGCACATTAGCCGTCCAGCTTTGATCGAGGCTTTTGCACGCCAGGGCAGAGATATTACGAAAGCTACTCCGCAGGAAATGCGCTCGCTGGTTTGTGCGCAGTGCCACGTGGAATATTACTTCAAGGGTGATGGCAAGTACCTGACTTTCCCCTGGGATAAAGGCTTTACTGTGGAAGATATGGAGGCTTATTATGATAATGAAGGTTTCTATGACTATATTCATAAACTGAGTCGTGCTCCGATATTGAAAGCGCAGCATCCTGATTATGAAATCTGTCAGATGGGTATTCACGGTCAGAGAGGTGTGTCATGTGCAGATTGTCACATGCCTTATAAGAGCGAAGGTGGTGTGAAATTCAGCGATCACCATATTCAAAGCCCGCTGGCGATGATTGACCGTACTTGTCAGACTTGCCACCGCGAAAGTGAAGAAACATTGCGTAACAATGTGTACGAACGCCAACGTAAGGCTAACGAAATACGTAACCGTCTGGAACAGGAACTTGCCAAGGCTCATATCGAGGCTAAGTTTGCATGGGACAAGGGGGCTACGGAAGATCAGATGAAAGACGTACTTGCCCTGATCCGTCAGGCGCAGTGGCGTTGGGACTTTGGTGTGGCATCTCATGGAGGTGCTTTCCATGCTTCGCAGGAAATCCAACGTATCCTTTCACATGGTTTGGACAAGGCTATGCAGGCTCGTCTGGCTGTATTAAGAGTATTGGCTAAGCATGGTTTTACGGATGATGTGCCGATGCCGGATATTTCAACCAAAGAGAAAGCACAACAATACATTGGCCTCGACATGGATGCGGAAAGAGCTGCTAAAGAGAAATTCTTGAAAACAACTGTACCTGCGTGGCTGGAAAAAGCAAAAGCTAACGGTCGCCTGGCCCAGAAATAAAACAGAGATATGTGGATCAGACCGTGGGGATTTAAAGAAGGATGCCTGATAGGCGCAGGACTGTTGGTGACAGGATGGCTGCTACAGATTACAATTGGTGAAATAGATTGGAGTCTGT from Bacteroides sp. MSB163 includes:
- a CDS encoding SusC/RagA family TonB-linked outer membrane protein, encoding MRNEFLKFSSKRILFSAAMASALCVGSPQQAFANVNEVQAIMQTGTVKGTVVDATGEPIIGANIMVKGTTNGCITDIDGNFSLSNAKGTLVVSFIGYKSQEIVVKGNETNLKVVLTEDSEMLDEVVVVGYGTQKKATMTGSVTVVNQKMLENKGTMSSPVQALQGQVPGVIITRNSTAPGDESWNMSLRGAVSKNTTSPLVIIDGVEYESVNELRLLNPSDIESINFLKDASASIYGSKAAGGVVLVTTKKAQAGKVQVDYSGSVTSKFIGLSPHLMSLEQWASSVIDARTNDGYGDDDTWMRYAKLALAYKNQYINLDHTTNPFGNAFTDVADFVFFDTNWQDIMWGTAASTQHELAIAGGSDASKYRLSLGYMYDDSNLKWGNNNNNRYNLRLTNTFKLSDRASIESVIAYNRQDQVAPTQIGSALTTNSQQPGFPSATANGKPYAWGTWGAPNWYCELGGDNKLKVSAINISETFRYSILKNLTASVTAGYNTSTAIRDKQSKAIDWYNYAGDRVVRSNPTEDKSSYSKSNSRTDFYSLSGHIDWSHIFADVHDVKVMVGSQYNLKEYEGTFLYTEGILPSLEIPNSTKDVVYLKNGDDKSSKWQEAVMSYFGRINYNYRSKYMLEAQGRYDGSSKFQPENRWVFYWGTSAGWRISEEAFMKNLTFVDELKLRASYGSVGNQSGVDRYDGAQLYNFTPSGGALIGNGKISYVDTNGKLPSTDRTWERIHNYNLGLDFGFLRNRLTGTAEIFWKKSDNMLIDVIYPGILGDKAPTANYGAFKAHGWEGMINWSDKIGKVNYHIGGTFTYTTNELVDNGGSGAIKAGVRSDREGYPLNSVFGLRYCGKIQTEEQLKKYVDKYKNTSTIGTLNNLRLGDNMFEDVNKDGKLTEEDFVYLGTDDPKVQFSINAGLEWNGFDLAIVFQGAGKRTIWREESTWRIPMRAVYLNTSDQHIGNTWSPDNPGAFFPALTNQSELNNYNYQCSSWSVEDGAYLRLKNVTLGYSLPASLLARTKILSKARVYVTGSDLWEHSKINDGWDPEANRKVDNSKRYPFLRTVTFGLNLTF
- a CDS encoding RagB/SusD family nutrient uptake outer membrane protein, giving the protein MKKYTIKSILILAIGCMLHSCLDLDPKDQIADGNYWQTATDFKLFSNQFYGWTRDFKNSVYDAPHSDKRSDLIMDKGSKNVFANGTNSIPASDGNYTDAYNRIRRTNILLQKAESFANQSDIAQYIGEAKFFRAYCYFDLLQLFGNVIVVTTPIDVTAPEMQAARNDRSEVADLIIQDLKDAAELLPVTSTVEKGRVGREGAWAMLSRVALYEGTWQKFRGNTTRGKDLLDIAANAAKEVINAKTFSLFAPAILGDSAQKYMFILEDTKCNPAGLQKSANTEYIFSRRHDEALAPIGSNITKECLANAQMISHKFAAMYLCQDGLPIEKSEVYKGDQKILDEYLNRDNRMVYTLCKPYEYFWSNLNSRVNWTGDAVDRASASIKGLVPTSGSGYNNQKWACERYVNDTYESYDYPVIRYAEVLLNYAEAVFERDEKISDEDLNLSLNLVRCRINTKMPKLTNTFASTHDLDMRTEIRRERTIELFNEGFRIDDLKRWKTAEKEMPQDFLGIRWTGTEFQNKWPNVTNERNSDGFIILESGRKWEDKHYLYPLPTDQLQLNPNLKQNPGWGE
- a CDS encoding sigma-70 family RNA polymerase sigma factor; its protein translation is MENKKMTSVQLIADSYTSYHRSVYLYICYRINNKEEAEDIAQDVFLRLMDYKQMLRPDTVKFFIYTISRNLVNDYLRRHYKKQEITSYIYDHATTCTNETENQIIANDLLACEKRKLRTLPEQRRKIYIMNRFEDKSSSEISAKLNLSRRTVENHLFISRKEIREYMKQCI